From the Burkholderia ubonensis subsp. mesacidophila genome, the window CTTCGCGCTTCAGCCGCGCATCGCGTCGCGCTGGAGCGCGACGAGCGCATCGAGCGCGCGCGGGCCGTCGTCGAACGGCACGAAGATGTGATCGTGGTAGGCGGCCGCCATCACGTTGCAGCTGATGCCGGCCGCGCCGAGTGCCCGCGCGAACGCCGCCGTGAGACCGACGGCCGCAAGGTCGGAATGCACGGTCAGCGTGATCCAGGCAGCACGGAACAGCACGGGCCAGCCGCGACGCGCGGCCGTTTCCTCGCTGACGACGACAGTCAATCCCTCCGCTTCACGGAACGTCGCAATCGTTTCGGATGACGATACGTCTACGTCATGCGACAGCGATACGAATGCGTAAGCGCCCGGATGCAGTTCGGGCTGCATCGTGCGCAGCAGGATCGCGAGGTCGGTTTCGGGTCGGCTCATTGGACAATGATGCGTCCGGATCGGACGCCGTACGGTGGCGATGCGGGCACGATAGCACGCGCGACGACGTACTGGGGCGCTACGTCGTGGCGGTCGATGACGGCAACGCGTACGTCGGAGCCGGTCTCGGCATTCCGTGGCTGCCGGACTACGTGGCCGCCGCGCCTCGGACTCGCGGCGAACTGTGGTGCCGCTGTTCGAGCACTGGCAACTCGATCCGATGCCGATGTACGTGGCCTTTCCGCCGAACCGGCACGTCAGCGCGAAGCTGCGCGTGTTCATCGACTGGATCGCCGAGCTGATGGCGCTGCATGCGCCGGTCGCGAACCCGCGTCGCAAAGCGACGACGCTCGCGCAGACATGAATCGGCCGCCTCGGCGAACACAAAAAACCCGCGCGATATGCGCGGGTTTCGGTAGATCCGTGAGCCGCGTCGCCGACTCAGTCCGTCATCGCGTGCAGCGCCTCCTCGGTCAGCCACAGCGATTCCTGCAGGTCCTGCTCGTTGAGGTTCATCCCGTCCCCGCCGCGATCGACGACGATGAAGTCGCTGACGTCGCCGAGCGCGATCAGCGGGTGATGCCACACGCCCTTCGCATAGTTGACGCCCTGCCAGCCGCTCGTCACGAACGCGCGAATCTGCGCCGGGTCGAGCTCGCCCGTGGGCGCGACGACGACGAGATACGGCTTGTCGTTCAGCGGCACGAACGCCTGGCTGCCGAGCGGATGCCGCTCGAGCATCTTCACCTCGAACGGCAGCGTGCGCGGCTGGCCGCGAAACAGGTTGACGAGCGTGCGGCCGCCTTCGTCCTCGACATCGACCTTCGCGAGATCGTGAAAGCGGATCGTCGTGCCGAGGTTGATCGGGATCTGCTTTGCGCCTTCCGTCTCGATCACGTCGCCGAACGGCGCGAACGCTTCCCTGGTCAGCGGTTCGATGACGAGCGTCTTCATTTGTCGAGCGTCCCGAAGAGGCGCAGGCGCGACACGCCGCCGTCCGGAATGATGTTCAGGCGCACGTGCGTGACGGGCCCGAGCGACGCGACCTCGTGCTCGAAATAATGCTGCTTGTCCATCTGCAGCTTCTGCTCGCCGAGCAGCGCCGGCCAGAACATCG encodes:
- a CDS encoding ACT domain-containing protein; this encodes MSRPETDLAILLRTMQPELHPGAYAFVSLSHDVDVSSSETIATFREAEGLTVVVSEETAARRGWPVLFRAAWITLTVHSDLAAVGLTAAFARALGAAGISCNVMAAAYHDHIFVPFDDGPRALDALVALQRDAMRG
- a CDS encoding ureidoglycolate lyase, with protein sequence MKTLVIEPLTREAFAPFGDVIETEGAKQIPINLGTTIRFHDLAKVDVEDEGGRTLVNLFRGQPRTLPFEVKMLERHPLGSQAFVPLNDKPYLVVVAPTGELDPAQIRAFVTSGWQGVNYAKGVWHHPLIALGDVSDFIVVDRGGDGMNLNEQDLQESLWLTEEALHAMTD